A section of the Enterococcus montenegrensis genome encodes:
- a CDS encoding MBL fold metallo-hydrolase, with the protein MKLTVLGCLGAYPYKGQGTTGYLLQTKDFNLLLDCGSTTLVELEKHLDPLALDAVIISHYHHDHIADLGVLQYYFQLFPAENKKILPIYGHTLDEFHFNDLTMPDVSEGRPYYESKQLELGPFSVTFMKTIHPVTCYAMRFVENDTGKVFVFTGDSGYLADFNEFATNADLFLADTYLFNGHEHHKAHFTAQESGTFAKNANVKKLVLTHLPQFGDLQLLKEQAQVASGAVPVELAAIGKAFLI; encoded by the coding sequence ATGAAATTAACTGTCTTAGGCTGTCTAGGCGCCTATCCTTATAAAGGACAAGGAACTACAGGTTACTTGTTACAAACAAAGGATTTTAATTTATTGCTAGATTGTGGTAGCACTACTTTGGTGGAATTAGAAAAACACTTAGATCCACTAGCATTGGATGCTGTTATAATTTCTCACTATCATCACGACCACATTGCAGACTTGGGTGTTTTACAATATTATTTTCAACTATTTCCAGCGGAAAACAAGAAAATTTTGCCGATTTACGGTCATACTTTAGATGAATTTCATTTTAATGATTTAACAATGCCCGATGTATCAGAAGGTCGTCCTTATTACGAATCAAAACAGTTGGAATTGGGACCGTTTTCTGTTACATTTATGAAGACGATTCATCCTGTAACTTGTTATGCAATGCGCTTTGTAGAAAATGATACAGGTAAAGTATTTGTATTCACTGGTGACTCGGGTTATTTAGCGGACTTCAATGAATTTGCGACAAATGCGGACCTCTTTTTAGCCGACACGTATTTATTTAACGGCCACGAACATCACAAAGCTCACTTTACAGCGCAAGAATCAGGCACCTTTGCCAAAAATGCGAATGTTAAGAAATTGGTTTTAACACACTTGCCGCAATTTGGGGACTTACAATTATTAAAAGAGCAAGCCCAAGTTGCCTCAGGAGCAGTACCAGTTGAATTAGCAGCTATAGGTAAAGCATTTTTGATTTAA
- a CDS encoding M42 family metallopeptidase: MDKSEEQLLIELTQARGVPGNEDEVREVFKKYAAPFAEDISFDGLGSVIAKHVGEGGGPKIFISGHMDEVGFMVTKITEQGFIEFQTLGGWWSQVMLAQQVEIKTQAGKLIRGVIGCKPPHVLTPEARKQPYEIKDMFIDIGATSLKEAKDWGIRPGDMITPYIEYERLNGGKFLLAKAWDNRVGTAVSLRVLENLAKEGHPNCLFAGSDVMEEVGLRGARTSTHLVNPDIALALDTGTAGDTPGMTPKEADSKLGAGPQVLIFDASMVPHKKLLNFVVNVAEELEIPFQYTVITGGGTDAGQMHLTRDGVPSLAITVPVRYLHSHTSIIHEDDYLNTVKLVTEVVRRLDDEAVKAIRSY; the protein is encoded by the coding sequence ATGGACAAAAGTGAAGAGCAGTTACTAATTGAATTAACCCAAGCTAGAGGTGTACCAGGCAATGAAGATGAAGTACGTGAAGTCTTTAAAAAATACGCTGCCCCGTTTGCCGAAGATATTTCTTTTGATGGTTTAGGTAGTGTTATTGCAAAACACGTAGGTGAAGGTGGTGGCCCGAAAATTTTTATTTCTGGTCACATGGACGAAGTTGGCTTTATGGTGACCAAAATCACCGAGCAAGGCTTTATTGAATTTCAAACATTAGGTGGTTGGTGGAGCCAAGTGATGTTGGCCCAACAAGTAGAAATTAAAACACAAGCGGGCAAATTAATTCGCGGTGTGATTGGTTGTAAACCACCCCATGTCCTAACTCCAGAAGCCCGAAAACAACCTTATGAGATTAAAGATATGTTCATTGATATTGGCGCAACAAGTCTCAAAGAAGCAAAAGATTGGGGCATTCGTCCAGGCGATATGATTACGCCATATATTGAATATGAGCGTTTAAATGGCGGTAAATTTTTACTAGCAAAAGCATGGGACAATCGTGTCGGTACGGCTGTTTCATTACGTGTTTTGGAAAACTTAGCAAAAGAAGGACACCCAAACTGTCTTTTTGCTGGTAGTGATGTCATGGAAGAAGTAGGTTTAAGAGGTGCAAGAACCAGCACACATTTAGTAAACCCAGATATTGCACTTGCACTAGATACCGGTACGGCTGGTGATACACCAGGTATGACGCCAAAAGAAGCCGATTCTAAATTGGGTGCAGGTCCGCAAGTTCTAATCTTTGATGCTTCGATGGTACCACATAAAAAATTATTGAACTTTGTTGTAAATGTTGCAGAAGAATTAGAAATTCCTTTCCAATATACGGTTATTACCGGTGGGGGAACAGACGCAGGGCAAATGCACTTAACTCGTGATGGCGTACCTTCTCTTGCCATTACAGTACCAGTGCGCTACTTGCATTCCCATACTTCAATTATTCACGAGGACGACTACTTAAATACAGTTAAATTAGTAACGGAAGTTGTTCGTCGCTTGGACGATGAGGCAGTTAAGGCCATTCGTAGTTATTAA
- the dltD gene encoding D-alanyl-lipoteichoic acid biosynthesis protein DltD encodes MKKKLLAIFGPVIAAVVLLALFFFSPFKINDEDKGLWEKASSSMSGNILRGNSIKNEAVKSGEYVPFFGSSELSRISPFHPSVLAKKYNRNYTPFLLGAPGTQSLTQYMMMQSFGSDLKDKKVVFILSPQWFVKGGIKRAYFDAYFSELQTYTWAIKLDKVSETDKYLAKRLLAYGKVNHDETLKLMLREIAKGKVPTTKQVDVAKFHINMLNREDELFSEIGLLSKNSQIAQQAKKLPAAYNEQKLDEQAKEIGQKATTNNSFGIENNFYTHRIKPRLAKFNDSQVKWDYRYSKEFSDFQLVLDQLAKENTQALFIIPPINGKWSEYTGLSQNMLQEFSKKITYQLRSQGFNQIADFTNKDQEPYFMTDTIHLGWRGWLAADQYIQPFLEEKTAQPSYHLNNYFYSQDWQKQNPETIK; translated from the coding sequence ATGAAAAAAAAGCTTCTTGCTATTTTTGGGCCGGTAATAGCAGCTGTGGTCCTGCTAGCGCTGTTTTTCTTTTCACCTTTTAAGATTAATGACGAAGATAAAGGCTTATGGGAAAAAGCTAGCAGTTCCATGTCAGGAAATATTTTACGGGGGAATTCAATTAAAAATGAAGCCGTAAAATCTGGTGAATATGTACCGTTTTTTGGTTCTTCTGAACTAAGTCGTATCAGTCCTTTTCACCCGTCTGTTTTAGCCAAAAAATATAATCGAAATTACACACCTTTTTTACTAGGGGCACCAGGGACGCAATCTTTAACGCAATACATGATGATGCAGTCATTTGGTAGTGATTTGAAAGATAAAAAAGTAGTCTTTATTCTTTCGCCACAGTGGTTTGTCAAAGGCGGGATTAAACGTGCCTATTTTGATGCGTATTTTTCTGAATTACAAACTTATACTTGGGCGATTAAGCTAGACAAAGTTTCTGAAACTGACAAATACTTAGCTAAACGTCTGTTAGCTTATGGTAAAGTCAACCATGATGAAACCTTGAAGCTAATGTTAAGAGAAATTGCTAAGGGTAAAGTGCCAACGACAAAACAAGTAGATGTGGCTAAATTCCATATCAACATGTTAAATCGAGAAGACGAACTCTTTAGTGAAATTGGCTTACTTTCAAAAAATTCACAAATTGCACAACAAGCAAAAAAATTGCCAGCTGCATACAATGAGCAAAAATTAGATGAACAAGCCAAAGAGATTGGTCAAAAAGCTACGACGAATAATTCTTTTGGCATTGAAAATAATTTTTATACGCATCGCATTAAACCGCGGTTGGCCAAATTTAATGATTCACAGGTAAAATGGGATTATCGTTATTCAAAAGAATTTTCAGATTTCCAATTGGTTTTAGATCAACTTGCCAAAGAAAATACACAAGCCCTCTTTATTATTCCGCCAATTAACGGGAAATGGAGCGAATATACAGGCTTATCTCAAAATATGCTGCAAGAATTTAGCAAAAAAATCACGTATCAATTACGTTCTCAAGGCTTTAATCAAATTGCTGATTTCACCAATAAAGATCAGGAGCCTTATTTTATGACAGATACTATCCATTTAGGCTGGCGCGGATGGTTAGCAGCAGATCAATATATTCAACCGTTTTTGGAAGAAAAAACAGCCCAGCCAAGCTATCACTTGAATAATTATTTTTATTCACAAGATTGGCAAAAGCAAAATCCAGAAACAATTAAATAA
- the dltC gene encoding D-alanine--poly(phosphoribitol) ligase subunit DltC, whose protein sequence is MKDTVLDILEEITGTDEVKQNLDVNLFDEGLMDSMATVQLLVELEGQLDVQVPVSEFDREEWDTPNKIIAKVSELKGN, encoded by the coding sequence ATGAAAGACACAGTATTAGACATTTTAGAAGAAATTACCGGAACAGATGAAGTAAAACAAAATTTAGATGTAAATTTATTTGATGAGGGCTTAATGGATTCTATGGCAACGGTTCAATTGCTAGTTGAATTAGAAGGACAACTAGATGTTCAAGTGCCTGTTTCAGAATTTGACCGCGAAGAATGGGATACACCAAATAAAATTATTGCTAAAGTTTCTGAATTAAAAGGAAATTAA
- the dltB gene encoding D-alanyl-lipoteichoic acid biosynthesis protein DltB translates to MVFPHSIPYADPKYFLLLLVAFIPLILSMLIAGKRPSFYQTLVTLFFLYVSFGGASWHQGVALIVYVVWQTLLVYLYFLYRQQKNSSGVFYTAVVLAILPLAITKVTPFFNGGHSSILGFLGISYLTFKSVQMIMETRDGMIKSYKVWHYIQFLLFFPTISSGPIDRFRRFDKDLDNPPTPEKYVDLLGTGIHRIFVGFLYKFIIGYYFGSVLLPPLERATIVNGGISWALVLYMYVYSMYLFFDFAGYSLFAVGTSNILGYETPMNFNKPFLAWNIKEFWNRWHMTLSFWFRDYIYMRLMFTLLKKKVFKSRIVASNVGYFALFLIMGVWHGLAWYYIVYGLYHATLICLTDAWLRYKKKHKNLPSNKFTHGLAIFLNFQAVCFSFMIFSGILDKLI, encoded by the coding sequence ATGGTCTTTCCACATAGTATTCCCTATGCAGATCCTAAATACTTTTTATTATTGCTCGTTGCGTTTATTCCACTGATTTTAAGTATGTTGATTGCAGGTAAAAGGCCTTCTTTTTACCAAACCCTTGTGACGTTATTTTTCTTATACGTTAGTTTTGGCGGTGCAAGTTGGCATCAAGGGGTAGCGCTGATTGTCTATGTTGTTTGGCAAACGTTACTGGTTTACCTCTATTTTTTATATCGCCAGCAAAAAAATAGCAGTGGCGTCTTTTATACCGCCGTTGTCTTGGCAATTTTGCCTTTAGCCATTACCAAAGTCACACCTTTTTTCAATGGTGGTCATAGTTCTATATTAGGGTTTTTAGGGATTTCTTATTTGACCTTTAAATCGGTACAAATGATTATGGAAACTCGTGATGGCATGATTAAATCGTATAAAGTTTGGCATTACATCCAGTTTCTATTGTTTTTCCCAACGATTTCTTCTGGGCCAATTGATCGCTTCCGGCGGTTTGATAAGGACTTAGATAATCCTCCGACGCCAGAAAAATATGTGGATCTTTTAGGTACTGGTATTCATCGCATTTTTGTCGGTTTCTTATATAAGTTTATTATCGGCTATTACTTTGGTTCAGTTTTGTTACCACCACTTGAGCGGGCCACAATCGTCAATGGCGGTATCTCATGGGCCTTAGTTTTATATATGTATGTTTATAGTATGTATTTATTCTTTGATTTTGCAGGGTATAGTTTGTTCGCAGTTGGAACGAGTAATATTTTGGGTTACGAAACACCAATGAACTTTAATAAACCATTTTTAGCTTGGAACATCAAGGAGTTTTGGAATCGTTGGCATATGACGTTGTCTTTTTGGTTCCGTGATTACATTTACATGCGTTTAATGTTTACTTTATTGAAAAAGAAAGTATTCAAAAGTCGGATCGTTGCTTCAAATGTTGGTTACTTTGCCCTCTTTTTAATTATGGGGGTCTGGCACGGTTTGGCTTGGTATTATATCGTCTATGGTTTATACCATGCTACGTTGATTTGTTTAACCGATGCCTGGTTGCGTTATAAGAAAAAACATAAAAATTTACCGTCAAATAAGTTTACCCATGGATTGGCAATCTTCTTAAACTTTCAGGCAGTATGCTTTAGCTTTATGATTTTTTCAGGAATTTTAGATAAATTAATTTAA
- the dltA gene encoding D-alanine--poly(phosphoribitol) ligase subunit DltA: MTVTNIIEQIDSWSVKEPNRIAYIDEKEYTYGQLKRWSDQLATFLAKKFADRRPIVVYGDLEFEMLAAFLGASKAGHAYIPIEANTPNDRVELILNVAQPALIISVEAWPDISSDCEVITPNALAEIFAAKQTVAKFESVQNDENYYLIFTSGTTGVPKGVQISHNNLLSFVNWTLTDFVLPEQSRFLSQAPYSFDLSVFDVYPALCSGGSLVPLKKEIINDFKTLFATLPKLALEVWVSTPSFMDICLMEKEFNAKNIPSLTTFIFCGEELTKKTAQSLLERFPAAHIYNTYGPTEATVAISGVEITPALLEQVDRLPIGYVKEDTKVTIMDEMNVLAAGEVGEIVISGPSVSKGYLNNPEKTAQAFFLLDGNWAYRTGDAGSLPADGLLRYEGRIDFQVKLHGYRIELEDVDHHLNQVSLVKQATVVPKYQDHKVQQLVAFVVANENDFAKEFQLTKAIKAELAEGVMDYMIPQRFVYVEQLPRSANGKIDRKGLINEVNG, encoded by the coding sequence ATGACTGTAACAAACATTATTGAACAAATTGATTCTTGGAGCGTAAAAGAACCAAATCGTATCGCCTATATTGACGAAAAAGAGTATACCTATGGTCAGTTAAAAAGATGGTCAGATCAGCTTGCTACCTTTTTAGCTAAAAAATTTGCTGATAGAAGACCTATTGTAGTTTACGGTGATTTAGAATTTGAAATGTTAGCCGCTTTTTTAGGTGCTAGTAAAGCAGGACATGCCTATATCCCCATCGAAGCTAATACGCCAAATGATCGGGTAGAGTTGATTTTAAATGTAGCGCAACCTGCGTTAATCATTAGTGTGGAAGCGTGGCCTGATATTTCTTCTGACTGTGAAGTAATAACACCAAATGCATTAGCAGAAATTTTTGCTGCAAAACAAACTGTGGCGAAATTTGAAAGTGTTCAAAATGATGAAAATTATTATCTAATTTTCACCTCAGGTACCACAGGGGTTCCAAAAGGGGTACAAATTAGTCATAACAATTTATTATCCTTTGTAAATTGGACGCTAACTGATTTTGTTTTACCAGAGCAAAGTCGCTTTTTATCACAAGCCCCGTACTCATTTGATTTATCTGTCTTTGATGTTTATCCAGCATTGTGTTCAGGGGGCTCTTTAGTTCCTTTGAAAAAAGAAATTATCAACGATTTTAAGACCTTATTTGCCACATTACCAAAATTGGCATTGGAAGTTTGGGTTTCAACACCATCATTTATGGATATTTGCTTGATGGAAAAAGAATTCAACGCAAAAAACATTCCAAGTTTAACTACATTTATCTTTTGTGGTGAAGAGTTAACGAAAAAAACGGCTCAAAGTTTATTGGAACGTTTTCCTGCGGCTCATATTTACAATACCTATGGTCCTACAGAAGCGACAGTGGCGATTTCTGGTGTGGAAATTACTCCTGCATTATTAGAACAAGTTGACCGCTTACCAATTGGGTATGTAAAAGAGGATACAAAAGTAACCATTATGGATGAAATGAATGTCTTAGCAGCCGGTGAGGTTGGTGAAATTGTCATTTCTGGACCAAGTGTTTCAAAAGGTTATTTGAATAATCCTGAAAAAACCGCTCAAGCTTTCTTTTTATTAGATGGTAACTGGGCTTATCGAACCGGAGATGCGGGGAGTTTACCAGCAGATGGATTATTACGTTACGAAGGCCGCATTGATTTTCAAGTGAAACTTCATGGCTATCGCATTGAATTAGAAGACGTAGATCATCATTTAAACCAAGTATCGCTAGTTAAACAAGCGACAGTGGTACCCAAGTATCAAGATCACAAGGTACAGCAATTGGTTGCTTTTGTAGTCGCCAATGAAAATGATTTTGCTAAAGAATTTCAATTAACCAAAGCCATTAAAGCTGAACTAGCTGAAGGTGTGATGGATTACATGATCCCACAACGCTTTGTTTATGTGGAACAATTACCTCGTAGTGCAAACGGTAAAATCGATCGTAAGGGTCTGATAAATGAGGTGAACGGCTAA
- a CDS encoding teichoic acid D-Ala incorporation-associated protein DltX, with protein sequence MKNWLQKENTHYWLTFIGKTLFYFCVLLILIYLYHYKNIQGGTFIYNEF encoded by the coding sequence ATGAAAAATTGGTTGCAAAAAGAAAACACCCATTATTGGTTAACATTTATTGGCAAAACGCTCTTTTACTTCTGTGTCCTACTGATTCTGATTTATTTGTATCACTACAAGAACATTCAGGGCGGCACATTTATTTACAACGAATTTTAA